The following are from one region of the Paraglaciecola sp. L1A13 genome:
- a CDS encoding SDR family NAD(P)-dependent oxidoreductase, producing the protein MKQILVTGATSGIGEGLVKLAADRHYNVIACGRNSEKLTELESSHQLTTLNFDVTDQQQTIDALRNVRADIYVLNAGVCEYVDVDTFEPDMFKRVFEANFFGVINCVNALLPNLMAGNQLVIVDSMARLLPFTQSQAYGASKAALHYLTKTMEVDLAAKGIIVQSVSPGFVETPLTNKNDFDMPMRISVDEAVASLLRGIEKRSKNIYFPIMFGVILRVLSRLPSSIKVALSKKMKNNKQEAD; encoded by the coding sequence ATGAAACAAATATTAGTCACTGGTGCAACATCAGGTATCGGCGAAGGATTGGTAAAGCTTGCTGCCGATAGGCACTATAACGTTATTGCATGTGGTCGCAATAGTGAAAAGCTCACTGAGCTCGAGTCAAGCCATCAGCTAACAACGCTTAATTTTGATGTGACCGACCAACAGCAAACTATTGATGCTTTGCGTAACGTGCGAGCTGACATCTATGTTCTCAACGCTGGCGTTTGCGAATACGTTGATGTAGATACCTTTGAGCCAGATATGTTTAAACGCGTATTTGAAGCCAACTTCTTTGGTGTCATAAATTGTGTTAATGCCTTATTACCCAATTTAATGGCAGGCAATCAACTCGTCATCGTCGACAGCATGGCTCGGTTACTGCCCTTTACGCAGAGCCAAGCATATGGCGCCAGTAAAGCCGCTTTACATTACCTGACCAAAACAATGGAGGTCGATTTAGCTGCCAAAGGCATAATCGTGCAGAGTGTTTCACCGGGTTTTGTAGAAACGCCACTCACCAATAAAAACGATTTCGATATGCCTATGCGAATTTCCGTTGATGAAGCAGTCGCTAGTTTGCTCAGAGGCATCGAGAAGCGCTCGAAAAATATTTATTTCCCGATAATGTTTGGCGTAATACTTCGTGTGTTATCACGACTACCAAGCTCGATCAAAGTCGCGCTAAGTAAGAAAATGAAAAATAATAAACAGGAAGCGGACTAA
- a CDS encoding nuclear transport factor 2 family protein: MDAVERFVKFYKKLDSQSLTELADLYSEDIIFVDPVKEHKGLVDVRHYFAQLLENVSECSFDIQQIDKFDSRAVITWVMHFSHPKLKAGENISVQGISQLAITENKISYQRDYYDLGSMCYEHIPVLGSVIRYLKGRLAS, translated from the coding sequence ATGGATGCCGTAGAACGTTTCGTAAAATTTTATAAAAAACTAGATAGTCAGTCTTTAACGGAGCTCGCCGATCTTTATAGCGAAGACATTATATTTGTCGACCCAGTGAAAGAGCACAAAGGCTTAGTGGATGTACGACATTATTTTGCTCAATTACTTGAAAATGTCAGTGAATGTTCGTTCGACATACAACAAATAGATAAATTTGATTCCCGCGCGGTAATAACGTGGGTAATGCATTTTAGCCACCCTAAGCTAAAAGCAGGCGAAAACATCAGTGTGCAAGGCATTAGCCAGTTAGCGATTACAGAGAATAAAATTAGTTACCAGCGCGATTACTACGATTTGGGCAGCATGTGTTACGAACATATACCAGTTCTTGGTTCGGTCATTAGATATCTTAAAGGGCGATTAGCGTCATGA